One region of Lebetimonas natsushimae genomic DNA includes:
- a CDS encoding TrmH family RNA methyltransferase, producing MYLVNEERLEKMKKILYTRQDTLRVFMDYVYSPHNLAAIVRTCDAVNVGKLYYRHQKKVKLNNEITMGAHKWIFHEYIDDIEKFYQDIKKEGYQVVVTLLDEDTVDFREVDYTKPTLIVLGNEVDGASETSIKYADKKVIIPMYGMSQSLNVSVANAVILYEAQRQRSLKGMYDKPQLTEEIIQKTLKKWAYKDIIEKELRRVRHKKN from the coding sequence GTGTATTTAGTTAATGAGGAAAGACTAGAAAAAATGAAAAAAATCCTTTACACCCGCCAGGATACCCTGAGGGTTTTTATGGATTATGTATATTCGCCCCACAACCTTGCGGCAATTGTCAGGACCTGTGATGCTGTAAATGTGGGAAAATTATATTACCGCCATCAAAAAAAAGTAAAATTAAACAACGAAATCACGATGGGTGCTCACAAATGGATTTTTCATGAATACATTGATGACATTGAAAAATTTTATCAGGATATCAAAAAAGAAGGCTATCAGGTGGTAGTTACCCTGCTTGATGAAGATACAGTTGATTTCAGGGAAGTTGATTATACAAAACCAACTTTAATTGTTCTTGGAAACGAAGTTGACGGGGCAAGTGAAACAAGCATAAAATATGCGGACAAAAAAGTGATTATTCCTATGTATGGAATGAGCCAAAGCCTTAATGTGTCAGTAGCAAACGCAGTTATTTTATACGAAGCCCAGAGGCAAAGAAGCTTAAAAGGTATGTATGATAAGCCTCAGCTTACAGAGGAAATTATTCAAAAAACCCTTAAAAAATGGGCTTATAAAGATATAATTGAAAAAGAATTAAGAAGAGTAAGACATAAAAAAAATTAA
- a CDS encoding metal ABC transporter permease, whose protein sequence is MWDLISNSIYAGVLLSIAIGIIGSLIVINKASAITGSIAHGSFGGIGLAIFLGSSVLLTTTVFALFLTLILAFISVKYPNRLDSFLGVIWAVGMSLGILFLSMAPGYHSDVLSYLFGNILLVDSNDLKYMISVDIVLIISIILLYNYFLAMSYDREFLYLRGINANLIYTLFLILTTLSIVMSVRAIGIILVLALFTIPPLIAERFTNKFYKMIILSSVLAAVFTTAGICISAKYDIAPTPAIVIIATAALFLSLLKKN, encoded by the coding sequence ATGTGGGATTTAATAAGTAATTCAATATACGCAGGAGTGCTGCTTAGCATTGCCATTGGAATAATAGGCTCTTTGATAGTAATAAATAAAGCAAGCGCAATTACGGGAAGTATTGCACACGGAAGTTTTGGAGGAATCGGGCTTGCCATTTTTCTTGGAAGCAGTGTTTTACTTACAACCACCGTTTTTGCTTTGTTTTTAACCCTTATTTTAGCTTTTATTTCAGTTAAATATCCAAACAGACTTGATAGTTTCTTAGGAGTTATATGGGCTGTGGGAATGAGTTTGGGAATTCTCTTTTTATCCATGGCACCCGGATATCATTCGGATGTGTTAAGCTATCTTTTCGGAAATATTTTACTTGTTGATTCAAATGATTTAAAATATATGATAAGCGTTGATATTGTTTTAATAATTTCAATTATTTTACTTTACAACTATTTTCTTGCAATGAGTTATGACAGAGAATTTTTATATTTAAGGGGAATAAATGCAAATCTAATTTATACCCTGTTTTTAATCCTTACAACATTAAGTATTGTAATGAGTGTAAGGGCTATTGGAATTATTCTGGTTTTGGCCCTTTTTACCATTCCTCCGCTTATTGCTGAGAGATTTACAAATAAATTTTATAAAATGATTATTTTAAGCTCTGTTTTAGCTGCAGTTTTTACAACAGCCGGAATTTGTATCAGTGCAAAATATGATATAGCCCCAACCCCGGCAATTGTTATAATTGCAACTGCTGCACTTTTTTTGAGTCTGTTGAAAAAAAACTAA
- a CDS encoding metal ABC transporter ATP-binding protein: MKAITIKNLYFKYDKDWILENINLTLMDKEFLAIIGPNGGGKSTLLKLILGFLKPNRGEIKIYGKSPLQARHLIGYVPQYTTFSLDIPITVVDIVLQGRLKKGKFFYSKEDKHKALLMLERLNIAHLKDKKIRDLSGGQRQKVLIARALATEPKILIMDEPTSAIDIKGQKEILDLIESLDITRIVVSHDIKILFKEVDKIAYINKIAIIHEGPKLNIPTDQHFCEVELMEFLKDTDVGFNK, encoded by the coding sequence ATGAAAGCCATTACAATAAAAAATTTATATTTTAAATACGATAAAGACTGGATTTTAGAAAATATAAATTTAACCCTCATGGATAAAGAATTTTTGGCCATCATAGGTCCAAACGGAGGGGGAAAAAGCACTCTTTTAAAACTGATTTTAGGATTTTTAAAGCCAAACAGGGGAGAGATTAAAATTTATGGCAAATCCCCACTTCAAGCACGCCATTTAATAGGATATGTTCCTCAATATACAACTTTCTCACTTGATATTCCTATAACCGTTGTTGATATAGTACTGCAGGGAAGACTTAAAAAAGGCAAGTTTTTTTATTCAAAAGAAGACAAACATAAAGCTCTTTTAATGCTTGAGAGATTAAATATTGCCCATTTAAAAGATAAAAAAATACGCGACCTCTCAGGAGGCCAGAGGCAAAAAGTATTAATTGCACGTGCTCTTGCAACTGAACCAAAAATTTTGATAATGGACGAACCGACCAGCGCAATTGATATAAAAGGCCAAAAAGAAATTTTGGATTTAATAGAAAGTCTTGATATAACAAGAATAGTAGTAAGCCATGATATTAAAATATTATTTAAAGAAGTAGATAAAATAGCATATATAAATAAAATTGCCATTATTCACGAAGGGCCTAAACTTAATATTCCAACAGACCAGCATTTCTGTGAAGTGGAATTAATGGAATTTTTAAAGGATACAGATGTGGGATTTAATAAGTAA
- a CDS encoding metal ABC transporter solute-binding protein, Zn/Mn family, with translation MSVKKSGKLKIKSEKFLLFLLLPVLSFALNISVTVLPQKGVVKAIAGKKANVYIMVPPGSSPATYSIGFKELKNIKKSDIYFTIGVPFDKKYLSKIKEVNPDIKVVYFGKYLNKNSNPHIWLSPAKLQLQAKVVLDELIKADPENKKFYLNNYVKFIDSLASLEKEGFLNIKQKSFITFHPAFYHFAEDFHIKEIALEKEGKEPSFSYLNKILKIAKENSIKTVIISPEFPKKYAEIIAQKIGAKTYVISPLNEDPRITIKKLIKALK, from the coding sequence ATGAGTGTAAAAAAAAGTGGAAAGTTAAAAATTAAAAGTGAAAAATTTTTGTTATTTTTGTTATTGCCTGTTTTAAGTTTTGCACTGAATATTTCAGTAACCGTGTTACCCCAAAAAGGGGTTGTAAAAGCAATAGCGGGTAAAAAGGCTAATGTTTATATAATGGTACCTCCGGGAAGTTCTCCTGCAACCTATTCAATAGGATTCAAAGAACTTAAAAACATTAAAAAAAGCGATATTTATTTTACAATAGGCGTACCATTTGATAAAAAATACCTCTCAAAAATAAAAGAAGTTAATCCCGACATTAAAGTGGTATATTTTGGAAAATACTTAAACAAAAATTCTAACCCTCATATCTGGCTAAGTCCCGCTAAATTGCAACTTCAAGCAAAAGTGGTATTGGATGAACTCATTAAAGCAGACCCTGAAAATAAAAAATTTTATCTAAATAATTATGTAAAATTTATTGATTCACTGGCCAGTCTTGAAAAAGAGGGATTTTTAAACATAAAACAAAAATCCTTTATTACATTCCATCCCGCATTTTATCATTTTGCAGAGGATTTTCACATAAAAGAAATAGCTCTCGAAAAAGAGGGAAAAGAACCGAGCTTTTCTTACTTGAATAAAATTTTAAAAATTGCAAAGGAAAACAGCATAAAAACTGTAATCATTTCACCGGAATTTCCTAAAAAATATGCTGAAATTATTGCACAAAAAATAGGTGCTAAAACATATGTAATAAGCCCGCTAAATGAAGATCCGAGAATTACAATCAAAAAACTTATAAAAGCACTTAAATGA
- a CDS encoding Fur family transcriptional regulator — MCEKLKNLKKTELKIAKLLQKHILPAKELQNILNVDKTTIYRNLHSLLKKEIIREIKNSDGISFYEINCKIHNPIHPHFECKICKKIYCLNALKPEDVISLSNYTDFAIDSIKIKFEGICNECKKKWKVKN; from the coding sequence ATGTGTGAAAAATTAAAAAATTTGAAAAAAACAGAATTAAAAATAGCCAAACTGTTACAAAAACATATTTTACCCGCAAAAGAGTTGCAAAACATTTTAAATGTAGACAAAACTACAATTTATAGAAATCTGCACTCTCTTTTAAAAAAAGAAATAATTAGAGAAATAAAAAACAGTGACGGAATCAGTTTTTACGAAATAAACTGTAAAATTCACAACCCGATTCATCCGCATTTTGAATGCAAAATATGCAAAAAAATTTATTGCCTGAATGCTTTAAAACCGGAAGATGTGATAAGTTTGTCCAATTATACCGATTTTGCGATAGATTCGATAAAAATTAAATTTGAAGGAATATGCAATGAGTGTAAAAAAAAGTGGAAAGTTAAAAATTAA
- a CDS encoding protein-L-isoaspartate(D-aspartate) O-methyltransferase, whose product MNPLADKLADYVNFSPIIYKAFSEIDRKFFVPIGLEKHAYNITPLPLADNSTISSPLTIAKMTILLEPENVDKVLEIGSGSGYQAAILSKIVRRVFTVERICPLVKEAKQKFEKLRLFNINIKCDDGRNGWREFAPYERILFSAATDEIPKELFAQLDENGFILAPINKENKQIITRFYKNGKKEEIEKCEFVPLKKGIIL is encoded by the coding sequence ATGAATCCTTTAGCCGATAAACTTGCTGATTATGTAAATTTTTCACCAATTATATACAAAGCGTTTTCTGAAATAGACAGGAAATTTTTTGTTCCGATAGGCCTTGAAAAACACGCATATAACATTACACCTCTTCCGCTTGCTGATAATTCCACAATTTCCTCACCTCTTACAATCGCTAAAATGACCATTTTACTTGAACCCGAAAATGTAGATAAAGTTTTAGAAATAGGAAGCGGCAGCGGATATCAGGCTGCAATTTTAAGCAAAATTGTAAGAAGAGTTTTTACTGTTGAGAGAATTTGCCCTTTAGTAAAAGAGGCAAAACAGAAATTTGAAAAGCTGAGACTCTTTAATATTAATATTAAATGCGACGACGGAAGAAACGGCTGGAGGGAATTTGCACCATACGAGAGAATCCTTTTTTCTGCCGCAACTGATGAAATACCAAAAGAATTATTCGCCCAATTGGACGAAAATGGTTTTATTTTGGCACCAATTAATAAGGAGAATAAACAAATAATTACCAGATTTTATAAAAACGGCAAAAAAGAAGAGATTGAAAAGTGTGAATTTGTTCCTTTAAAGAAAGGCATTATACTTTAA
- a CDS encoding carbon-nitrogen hydrolase family protein: MYNGKLQIELVNFYSTNDYEKNLKKIIQIIKNSTSDLLLFPEVALTGFDYKNWQKANKFGEFAIDELSKLNKAFALTLILENKNYFCFFDNGLIYKRAKFNLFGYETKYFEIGDKPDIFEWRGLKLGNLICFELRFLEYWEKFKGVDLILVPSRWGKERINHFKTLNKALSLSTQSQILAVNSANEKAYGCSFDGWGEGVGFDNEKIITFVDLEKNKKIRKKLNIGIK, translated from the coding sequence ATGTATAATGGAAAATTACAGATTGAATTAGTTAATTTTTATTCAACCAATGATTATGAAAAAAATTTAAAGAAAATTATTCAAATAATTAAAAACTCTACTTCCGATTTACTTCTTTTTCCGGAAGTTGCCCTAACTGGATTTGATTATAAAAACTGGCAAAAAGCAAATAAATTTGGTGAATTTGCGATTGATGAGCTATCAAAATTAAATAAAGCATTTGCTTTGACTTTAATTTTGGAAAATAAAAATTATTTCTGTTTTTTTGATAACGGGCTTATTTATAAAAGGGCTAAATTTAATCTTTTCGGATATGAAACAAAATATTTTGAAATTGGGGACAAACCGGATATTTTTGAATGGAGAGGACTTAAGCTAGGAAATTTAATCTGTTTTGAGCTAAGATTCTTAGAATATTGGGAAAAATTTAAAGGCGTTGATTTGATTTTAGTACCTTCAAGGTGGGGAAAAGAGAGAATAAATCATTTTAAAACTTTAAATAAAGCCCTAAGCCTTTCAACTCAATCACAAATTCTTGCAGTAAACAGCGCAAATGAAAAAGCGTACGGATGCAGTTTTGATGGATGGGGTGAGGGAGTTGGATTTGATAATGAAAAAATTATAACTTTTGTCGATTTAGAAAAAAACAAAAAAATAAGAAAAAAATTAAATATAGGAATAAAATGA
- the purB gene encoding adenylosuccinate lyase: MVERYAREEMKKLWSQEAKYNAWLEVEKAAVKAWNKLGLIPDEDAKKIVENAKFDIKRIDEIEKETKHDVIAFLTSVAESLGSESRWVHYGMTSSDTIDTAVALQMRDSLKIIINDVKMVMESIKKRAMEHKYTLMVGRSHGIHGEPITFGLVLSIWYDEMKRHLKNLEETLEVISVGKISGAMGNFAHAPVELEELTCEFLGLKPAPISNQVIQRDRYARLASALGLLASTVEKIAVNIRHFQRTEVYEAEEYFSKGQKGSSAMPHKRNPVLSENITGLARVIRSYTVPAMENVALWHERDISHSSVERFWLPDAFVTTDFMLHRLNNIISNLLVYPKNMMKNLNLTGGLVFSQRVLLELPKRGISREDAYKIVQRNAMKVWEALQKGEKPINEKGESLFLENLLKDEDLKKVMKEDEIRNLFDYNYYTRNVDKIYKRVYGDNA, encoded by the coding sequence ATGGTTGAAAGATATGCAAGAGAAGAAATGAAAAAACTCTGGAGTCAGGAAGCCAAATACAATGCATGGCTTGAAGTTGAAAAAGCGGCTGTAAAAGCTTGGAACAAACTGGGGCTTATTCCTGATGAAGATGCTAAAAAAATTGTAGAAAACGCAAAATTTGACATTAAAAGAATAGACGAAATAGAAAAAGAGACAAAACACGATGTAATTGCATTTTTAACAAGTGTGGCTGAGAGTTTAGGGAGTGAGAGCAGATGGGTTCATTACGGAATGACAAGTTCTGACACAATCGATACTGCAGTTGCTCTTCAGATGAGAGACAGTTTAAAAATTATTATTAATGATGTTAAGATGGTAATGGAGAGTATTAAAAAAAGGGCGATGGAGCATAAATACACTTTAATGGTGGGAAGAAGCCACGGAATTCACGGAGAACCTATAACTTTCGGACTTGTTTTATCAATCTGGTATGATGAAATGAAAAGACATCTTAAAAACCTTGAAGAAACCCTTGAAGTTATAAGTGTCGGGAAAATTAGCGGGGCTATGGGTAATTTTGCGCACGCACCGGTTGAACTAGAAGAGCTTACATGTGAATTTTTAGGATTAAAACCTGCCCCTATTTCAAATCAGGTAATTCAAAGAGACAGATACGCACGCCTTGCATCAGCCCTTGGTTTACTTGCATCAACTGTTGAAAAAATAGCAGTAAACATCAGACATTTTCAAAGAACAGAGGTTTATGAAGCCGAAGAATATTTCTCAAAAGGACAAAAAGGCTCTTCTGCAATGCCTCATAAAAGAAATCCTGTGCTCAGTGAAAACATCACAGGTTTAGCCAGGGTTATCAGAAGTTATACTGTACCTGCAATGGAAAATGTGGCTTTGTGGCATGAAAGAGACATAAGCCACAGTTCGGTTGAGAGATTCTGGCTTCCGGATGCGTTTGTTACAACAGACTTTATGCTGCATAGATTAAATAACATTATTTCAAATCTTTTGGTATATCCAAAAAACATGATGAAAAACCTGAATCTTACGGGCGGACTTGTATTTTCTCAAAGAGTACTACTTGAACTTCCAAAAAGGGGTATAAGCAGGGAAGACGCTTATAAAATTGTTCAAAGAAACGCTATGAAAGTTTGGGAAGCGCTTCAAAAAGGCGAAAAACCTATAAATGAAAAAGGTGAGAGCCTGTTTTTAGAAAATCTCCTTAAAGACGAAGATTTAAAAAAAGTTATGAAAGAGGATGAAATAAGAAATCTTTTTGATTACAACTATTATACAAGAAATGTGGATAAAATTTATAAAAGAGTTTATGGAGACAATGCGTAA
- the tatB gene encoding Sec-independent protein translocase protein TatB yields the protein MPDMGFSEILFVAVIAIIVLGPEKLPDAMRDLGRLFIKIKKMWRDATADIRRELELEEMKAEMEQYKKQLQELQNKVTGEANEIKSSLTSLDELTAVGNTRDFSNMLNNNEKVDNVKSKMENENKNNEKLEKSENKEK from the coding sequence ATGCCGGATATGGGCTTTAGTGAAATTTTATTTGTAGCGGTTATTGCCATTATTGTTTTAGGACCTGAAAAACTTCCCGATGCCATGAGGGATTTGGGAAGGCTTTTTATAAAAATAAAAAAGATGTGGAGAGATGCAACCGCCGATATCAGAAGAGAACTGGAACTTGAAGAAATGAAAGCAGAAATGGAACAGTATAAAAAGCAGCTTCAGGAACTTCAAAACAAGGTAACTGGTGAGGCGAATGAAATTAAAAGTTCACTGACTTCCCTTGACGAATTGACAGCTGTCGGTAATACAAGGGATTTTTCAAATATGTTAAATAATAATGAGAAAGTAGATAATGTAAAAAGTAAAATGGAAAATGAAAATAAAAATAATGAAAAGTTAGAAAAAAGTGAAAATAAAGAAAAGTAA
- a CDS encoding RluA family pseudouridine synthase: protein MGFVVKEFEIKNQKILDFLIDLGFSMREAKRAIDRGRVSLNGKRVTEKSARGSGILKAIVFEPNGYGLKPVFETAHFAIFDKPSGVAIHPKKLANTKSLLDDVRALWGNNANLVHRLDRETSGLVIASKNKFAESVLKQAFQNKNVKKSYLALVKGHLEKTLTIKKPILANKNENIKVKVIIHPDGKESVTIVKPIKKIGDNTLVECDLLTGRQHQIRVHLFSIGHPVVGDPLYGVSNEFADRYLNKQVTEEERIKTTGAKRLMLHSYKLEFNFMNNKYVIKSDKFEEYLSQL, encoded by the coding sequence ATGGGATTTGTAGTTAAAGAATTTGAAATCAAAAATCAGAAGATTCTGGATTTTTTAATAGATCTTGGTTTTTCTATGCGCGAAGCCAAAAGGGCAATCGACAGGGGAAGGGTCAGCCTGAACGGAAAAAGGGTAACTGAAAAGTCCGCAAGAGGCAGCGGAATATTAAAAGCCATAGTGTTTGAACCAAACGGATACGGATTAAAACCAGTTTTTGAAACAGCACATTTTGCCATTTTTGATAAACCAAGCGGAGTTGCTATTCATCCCAAAAAGCTTGCAAATACCAAAAGTCTGCTTGATGATGTAAGGGCGCTGTGGGGAAATAATGCAAATTTAGTCCACAGACTTGACAGGGAGACAAGCGGGCTTGTGATTGCAAGTAAAAACAAGTTTGCCGAAAGTGTTTTAAAGCAGGCGTTTCAAAATAAAAATGTTAAAAAAAGTTATTTAGCCTTGGTTAAAGGTCATTTAGAAAAAACTCTTACCATTAAAAAGCCGATTTTAGCCAATAAAAATGAAAACATTAAAGTAAAGGTAATCATACATCCCGATGGAAAAGAATCCGTTACAATAGTAAAACCCATTAAAAAAATAGGGGACAATACTTTAGTTGAATGTGATTTACTTACAGGCCGCCAGCATCAGATAAGGGTGCATCTGTTCAGCATTGGCCATCCTGTTGTGGGAGATCCATTATATGGTGTAAGTAATGAATTTGCAGACAGATATTTAAATAAACAAGTAACTGAGGAAGAAAGAATTAAAACTACAGGAGCTAAAAGACTTATGCTTCATTCATATAAACTTGAATTTAATTTTATGAATAATAAATACGTAATAAAAAGTGATAAATTTGAAGAATATTTAAGCCAACTTTAA
- the fliI gene encoding flagellar protein export ATPase FliI — protein MPLKNIKNKINSKKLSRPFGIIKKINSTNLIATGLNPSIGDIVKICSNEKEMPGMVTSLDENSFIVTPFSFLEGFKIGDKIYIDENGMNIPVGEGLLGRVVDPFMNPIDSKGPITFEKKYPIMKKPISPLKRGVINEVFSTGIKAIDGLLTCGKGQKLGIFAGSGVGKSTLMSMIVKGSSAEIKVIALIGERGREIPEFIEHNLKGDLANTVIIAATSDDSALMRKYGAFSAMAVAEYFKDKGKDVLFLMDSITRFAMAQREIGLAQGEPPTSKGYPPSSIILLPQLMERAGKEKGKGSITAFFTVLVEGDDTSADPIADQARSILDGHIILNRELTDRGMYPPIDILSSASRVMNNVVNKEHLTLVQKFKYLYSLLKENEVLIRIGAYQKGVDRDLDEAIEKKEAMENFLKQNPDELYKYEEILNLLKEII, from the coding sequence ATGCCTCTAAAGAATATAAAGAATAAAATCAATTCCAAAAAACTTTCACGCCCTTTTGGAATTATTAAAAAAATAAATTCAACCAATTTGATTGCAACGGGCCTAAATCCTTCAATCGGGGATATAGTAAAAATCTGCTCAAATGAAAAAGAAATGCCCGGAATGGTGACAAGCCTCGATGAAAACTCTTTTATTGTCACCCCTTTTAGTTTTTTAGAGGGCTTTAAAATAGGGGATAAAATTTATATAGACGAAAACGGAATGAATATCCCGGTTGGAGAAGGACTGCTTGGAAGAGTGGTGGATCCTTTTATGAATCCGATTGATTCAAAAGGCCCTATAACATTTGAAAAAAAATATCCGATTATGAAAAAACCCATATCCCCTCTTAAAAGAGGCGTGATAAATGAAGTTTTCTCCACCGGAATTAAAGCGATAGACGGACTTTTAACCTGCGGTAAAGGTCAGAAACTGGGTATTTTTGCCGGAAGCGGGGTTGGAAAATCGACTTTAATGAGTATGATTGTAAAAGGAAGTTCTGCTGAAATTAAAGTAATAGCCCTGATTGGTGAGAGGGGCCGTGAAATTCCCGAATTTATAGAACATAATTTAAAGGGGGATTTAGCCAATACTGTAATTATCGCCGCCACAAGCGATGATTCGGCTTTAATGAGAAAATACGGGGCGTTTTCTGCAATGGCTGTGGCTGAATATTTTAAAGACAAAGGGAAAGATGTATTGTTTTTAATGGACAGTATAACACGTTTTGCAATGGCACAAAGAGAAATAGGTCTGGCACAGGGGGAACCTCCTACTTCTAAAGGTTACCCTCCAAGCTCAATTATTTTACTCCCCCAATTAATGGAAAGAGCCGGAAAAGAAAAAGGCAAAGGTTCAATTACCGCATTTTTTACCGTTTTGGTAGAAGGAGACGATACCTCAGCCGATCCGATTGCAGACCAGGCAAGAAGTATTCTGGATGGACATATTATTTTAAACAGGGAACTGACAGACAGAGGTATGTATCCTCCAATTGATATCCTTTCATCTGCCAGCAGAGTTATGAACAATGTCGTAAATAAAGAGCATTTAACATTGGTTCAGAAATTTAAATATTTATACTCTCTTCTTAAAGAAAATGAAGTGTTAATAAGAATCGGTGCATATCAAAAAGGGGTTGACAGGGATTTAGACGAAGCAATTGAAAAAAAAGAAGCCATGGAAAATTTTTTAAAACAGAATCCTGATGAATTATACAAATATGAAGAAATTTTAAACTTGCTAAAAGAAATAATATGA
- the tig gene encoding trigger factor encodes MVEAKKIDSANSIIKAEIENQDLEAKKDKIAKQLAKKVKIQGFRPGKVPVKIVKKMYAADIEQDAISEAVRDVLNEGLKALEIAEMIAEPEVVKFDKGEEKIEVEIKVFTRPEVNIEGYEECVPEIEKIEVSDEEINEELQNIAKSLAEIKDSEKEVAQKGDIAVIDFKGYIDGKEMENGSAEDYPLELGSNSFIPGFEDQIVGMKVGESKKIKVTFPENYGAKEIAGKEAEFEVTLKKIQEKIPAEINDDLAKKYLNDENATLDTLKEHVKELILSRKKAEVFAPKKEEILECLVKKYEIDLPESVVEREVEIMINQEASKMSPAEIKELQENPEKVKELREKLLPDAKDRVKLTFLIDAIAKKENVDVSDQELSQVIYYEALMQGQNPQDVIKYYQENNLLPVIKMNMIEEKLLNKLLDDKLSSEG; translated from the coding sequence ATGGTTGAAGCTAAAAAAATAGATTCTGCTAATAGTATAATAAAAGCTGAAATTGAAAATCAAGATTTGGAAGCAAAAAAAGACAAAATTGCTAAGCAACTTGCAAAAAAAGTAAAAATTCAGGGATTCAGACCCGGAAAAGTTCCAGTAAAAATAGTTAAAAAAATGTATGCTGCAGATATAGAACAAGACGCAATAAGCGAAGCCGTAAGAGATGTTTTAAATGAAGGTTTAAAAGCCCTTGAAATTGCTGAAATGATTGCGGAACCGGAAGTTGTTAAATTTGATAAAGGCGAAGAAAAAATTGAAGTGGAAATCAAAGTATTTACCAGACCTGAGGTAAATATTGAGGGTTATGAAGAATGTGTGCCTGAAATTGAAAAAATTGAAGTAAGTGATGAAGAAATCAATGAAGAATTACAAAATATTGCAAAAAGCTTAGCTGAAATTAAAGATTCTGAGAAAGAAGTTGCCCAAAAAGGTGATATTGCCGTTATTGATTTTAAAGGATATATTGACGGGAAAGAAATGGAAAACGGAAGCGCTGAGGATTATCCGCTAGAGCTTGGAAGCAATTCTTTTATTCCTGGATTTGAAGACCAGATTGTAGGTATGAAAGTAGGTGAGAGTAAAAAAATTAAAGTAACTTTCCCTGAAAATTACGGAGCAAAAGAAATTGCAGGAAAAGAGGCTGAATTTGAAGTAACCCTTAAAAAAATCCAGGAAAAAATACCGGCTGAAATTAATGATGATCTGGCTAAAAAATATTTAAATGATGAAAATGCGACATTAGATACTCTTAAAGAACATGTTAAAGAATTGATTTTAAGCAGAAAAAAAGCGGAAGTATTTGCACCTAAAAAAGAAGAAATACTTGAATGTCTGGTTAAAAAATATGAAATTGACCTTCCTGAATCAGTAGTTGAGAGAGAAGTTGAAATAATGATTAATCAGGAAGCTTCTAAAATGAGTCCTGCAGAAATTAAAGAACTTCAGGAAAATCCTGAAAAAGTAAAAGAACTAAGAGAAAAATTACTGCCAGATGCAAAAGACAGGGTAAAATTAACTTTCTTAATTGATGCTATTGCCAAAAAAGAAAATGTAGATGTAAGCGACCAGGAGCTTTCACAGGTGATTTATTATGAAGCTTTGATGCAGGGGCAAAATCCTCAGGATGTGATAAAATATTATCAGGAAAACAATTTACTTCCTGTAATTAAAATGAATATGATTGAGGAAAAACTTTTAAATAAACTTCTTGATGACAAATTATCAAGTGAAGGATAA
- the clpP gene encoding ATP-dependent Clp endopeptidase proteolytic subunit ClpP, producing the protein MSILIPTVIEKTGRGERAYDIYSRLLKDRIIMLQGEINDHVASIIVAQLLFLEAENPEKDIYLYINSPGGVVTSGMAIYDTMNYIKPDVVTICMGQAASMGAFLLSSGAKGKRFALPHARIMIHQPLGGAQGQATDIEIHAKEILRMKKELNKILAENTGQSIRKIEKDTERDFFMSAEEAMKYGLVDKVLKKRD; encoded by the coding sequence TTGAGTATTTTAATACCTACTGTTATTGAAAAAACAGGAAGAGGCGAGAGGGCATATGATATTTACTCCCGTCTGCTTAAAGACAGAATTATTATGCTTCAGGGTGAAATAAACGACCATGTAGCAAGTATAATAGTGGCGCAGCTTCTGTTTTTGGAAGCTGAAAATCCGGAAAAAGATATATATCTTTATATAAATTCCCCGGGAGGTGTGGTTACAAGCGGAATGGCTATTTATGATACAATGAATTATATAAAACCCGATGTTGTAACAATCTGTATGGGGCAGGCCGCAAGTATGGGCGCTTTTTTACTCAGCAGCGGTGCAAAGGGTAAAAGGTTTGCCCTGCCTCATGCCAGAATTATGATTCACCAGCCTCTAGGAGGAGCGCAGGGTCAGGCTACCGATATTGAAATTCATGCAAAAGAGATTTTAAGAATGAAAAAAGAGCTTAATAAAATTTTAGCTGAAAACACAGGACAAAGTATAAGAAAAATAGAAAAAGACACAGAAAGAGATTTCTTTATGAGTGCTGAAGAGGCTATGAAATATGGTCTTGTAGATAAAGTGCTTAAAAAGAGAGATTAA